From the Sulfuriferula nivalis genome, the window TCATGGATAGACACCACCAGCCACACCAAAGTTGGTTACAACACCGCCCCGTACAAATTCAATAATACAGGCGGCTGTGGAACTACACCGCCTATCCTCGATGACACCATGTCCGACGACATTCCGATCGGATTTACTTTCTCCTATGGTGGCACAGCCTTTACTCAGGCGCGTATCATGACTAATGGCCGCCTGCAATTCAATAACAACACAACTTGTGGCTATGGCAGCCCGGTCACACAATTACCTTATGCAGATGCTGGCCTCAATTACACCATGCGCATCTATGGTAATGATATGGATCCTACCCCGCAGGCGAATGCAGGCTATTCAACTGCGTGCAAACTTACCTCAACTTGCTATATCAGCTATGCCAGCATAGGCACCGCACCTAACCGTCAATTCGTGGTTACCTGGAACAACGTCCCGGAATGGGCGGCTGGTGGCTCCACCAGTGGCAATTACAATTTGCAAATCATACTGAATGAGAATGGCACATTTGTTTATCAGTATGGCGTCAATGTTCCGGGGCCACAGGCCACGCTGGCTCAGGTAGGCTGGCAAGTCAGCGCGACTGACTTTAACGTCCCCAGCGTTGGATTACCCACCAGCAATACCGCGATACTTTTTTATATTCCCAGCCCGATAGCCCAGTACCATTTCCAACAATCTGCCTGGACCGCACCCGGTCAGGTAACCGATACCAGCGGCAGCTCACCTGCCTATAACGCGACCGCATTAGGAGCGGCTGTCCCTGGCGTAGGCTATGCCTGTAACGGCGCAGTCATCCCGGCCAACAACGGCGCGGTAGTTGACGGTATTGACACAGGCATCGCCGTTCCAACAAACCTGGGCGGAGCGGGCACGATAGATTTCTGGTACAAAGCCAACAGCGCATGGGTCAATGGAGGTGATGCGCAATTAGTTGATGCTTCCATCAGCAATGGCCAGTGGTTTTTTGCAACCAAACTGAATAACGGTGATGTGCGTTTTGTTATCACCGATTCCACAGGTACGATACGTGCTGTAGAAACCAGCGCAAATAGCGTTGCTGCCAATACGTGGACACATATAGCACTGACATGGAACTTCAATGCGCTGGCCGCCAGCAATAGCGACCATCTGAGTATTTACATCAATGGTGTGCAGAAGGCGATTAGCGCATTCAGCAGCAGCGGTACAGTTTCATCACAGATCGGTACGCTTTACCTTGGTGATAATCGCAGCAGCTTCACGGGTTCTGGCGGAACCAAAAGTTCAGCTAACGGCACTCTTGATGAATTCAATCTCTACAATGTAGAAGGCGGCTCGGTACTGATACAGCGCGACATGAATTACAGCACAGTCTGCGGCCCTGATCACTATGAACTATCCCTGCCTAGCAGCAGCATCAGCTGCCTGCCCACCACTGCCACCATCACTGCCTGTGCCGATAGCAGCAGCCCTTGTACAAACGGTTTTATTTCAGCCAGCAATACCGCAACATTAACCACCAGTGCAGGCACGCTCACTGGCAACCCGGCGACTTTCAACGCTAACGGCGTAGCAACTGCCACCCTCAGTGACCCAGCCGCTACCAATAATACGGCGGTCTCAGTTACCCTCGCAGGCGTACAGACTGCACCGCTTAGCCCCACCAAATGCTGTCCAGATGGCATCAACTGCGCCGTTAGCAGCAGCTGTTCCACCACTTTTAATACGGCAGGATTTATCTTTACTGGCGCTGCGAATGGCACAATAACGACTATCCCAGCCCAGACAGCTGGCGTCTCATCTGCCACTTATTATCTGCGCGCCATAAAAACCAATACCTCAACACAAGCCTGCCAGGCCGCCATACAGGGAGTAAGCACAGTAAATTTCGCCTACGAATGTAATGACACGGCAACCTGTTATGGCGCCAATTTAATGAGCGTCAATGGCGGCACTACCACCACCATAGCCCGTAACAACAATGCCAACGTATCGAGCTATCTGCCTGTCAGCATGAACTTTGATGCCAATGGCAATGCACCGTTTACTTTCAACTATGGTGATGTAGGTAAAGTCACGCTGTATGCCAGCAAGGTTATCAACTCAGCCACATTAGCTGGCGCATCCAACGCCTTTGTGGTCAAACCATACAGCTTTGTGTTGTCTGGTATCAAACGCACCGCAGATAACTTCGCCAACCCAGGTGCTACAGCTACAACTGGCAGTGTGTTTATCAAAGCCAGTGATCCATTTAGCGCAACCGTCACCGCAACAGCTGCTACAGGCGCAGCCACGCCGAGCTATGGACATGAAGCC encodes:
- a CDS encoding LamG domain-containing protein — protein: MNMQTTNHPVTHGKWHTASIKLMFPLLLLICWLMHTTLAHAVTYSNVSTPFSWIDTTSHTKVGYNTAPYKFNNTGGCGTTPPILDDTMSDDIPIGFTFSYGGTAFTQARIMTNGRLQFNNNTTCGYGSPVTQLPYADAGLNYTMRIYGNDMDPTPQANAGYSTACKLTSTCYISYASIGTAPNRQFVVTWNNVPEWAAGGSTSGNYNLQIILNENGTFVYQYGVNVPGPQATLAQVGWQVSATDFNVPSVGLPTSNTAILFYIPSPIAQYHFQQSAWTAPGQVTDTSGSSPAYNATALGAAVPGVGYACNGAVIPANNGAVVDGIDTGIAVPTNLGGAGTIDFWYKANSAWVNGGDAQLVDASISNGQWFFATKLNNGDVRFVITDSTGTIRAVETSANSVAANTWTHIALTWNFNALAASNSDHLSIYINGVQKAISAFSSSGTVSSQIGTLYLGDNRSSFTGSGGTKSSANGTLDEFNLYNVEGGSVLIQRDMNYSTVCGPDHYELSLPSSSISCLPTTATITACADSSSPCTNGFISASNTATLTTSAGTLTGNPATFNANGVATATLSDPAATNNTAVSVTLAGVQTAPLSPTKCCPDGINCAVSSSCSTTFNTAGFIFTGAANGTITTIPAQTAGVSSATYYLRAIKTNTSTQACQAAIQGVSTVNFAYECNDTATCYGANLMSVNGGTTTTIARNNNANVSSYLPVSMNFDANGNAPFTFNYGDVGKVTLYASKVINSATLAGASNAFVVKPYSFVLSGIKRTADNFANPGATATTGSVFIKASDPFSATVTATAATGAATPSYGHEATPESVKLNSALAGLGLTSNPTISGTFGTFTNGVASGNNFSWSEVGIITLTPDVLDGNYLGAGDTTGTTSGNVGRFTPHHFVTSVTPACATGSFTYSAQPFSVQVTALNNLATPTATTNYNSTSNFAKAITLSDGSASATGSFSNNTIAASAFASGVATTATPAYTFNSPATAPTTITLRATDTDSISSSGYTEGTAPLRSGRIKLNNASGSETLNLPVPMVAQYYNGTSFVTNTLDNCTTVPVPTTPTASNGLSTSLTTTAALSSPFIAGNGNLQLSKPNAKGYVDITINAPTWLQYNWKGTGLTKPTARATFGIYKNANEFIYMREMY